A stretch of Gossypium arboreum chloroplast, complete genome DNA encodes these proteins:
- the psbA gene encoding photosystem II protein D1, translated as MTAILERRESESLWGRFCNWITSTENRLYIGWFGVLMIPTLLTATSVFIIAFIAAPPVDIDGIREPVSGSLLYGNNIISGAIIPTSAAIGLHFYPIWEAASVDEWLYNGGPYELIVLHFLLGVACYMGREWELSFRLGMRPWIAVAYSAPVAAATAVFLIYPIGQGSFSDGMPLGISGTFNFMIVFQAEHNILMHPFHMLGVAGVFGGSLFSAMHGSLVTSSLIRETTENESANEGYRFGQEEETYNIVAAHGYFGRLIFQYASFNNSRSLHFFLAAWPVVGIWFTALGISTMAFNLNGFNFNQSVVDSQGRVINTWADIINRANLGMEVMHERNAHNFPLDLAAIEAPSTNG; from the coding sequence ATGACTGCAATTTTAGAGAGACGCGAAAGCGAAAGCCTATGGGGTCGCTTCTGTAACTGGATAACTAGCACTGAAAACCGTCTTTACATCGGATGGTTTGGTGTTTTGATGATCCCTACCTTATTGACCGCAACTTCTGTATTTATTATCGCCTTCATTGCTGCTCCTCCAGTAGATATTGATGGTATTCGTGAACCTGTTTCTGGATCTCTACTTTACGGAAACAATATTATTTCTGGTGCCATTATTCCTACTTCTGCAGCTATAGGTTTGCACTTTTACCCGATCTGGGAAGCGGCATCTGTTGATGAATGGTTATACAATGGCGGTCCTTATGAGTTAATTGTTTTACACTTCTTACTTGGTGTAGCTTGTTACATGGGTCGTGAGTGGGAACTTAGTTTCCGTCTGGGTATGCGCCCTTGGATCGCTGTTGCATATTCAGCTCCTGTTGCAGCTGCTACCGCTGTTTTCTTGATCTATCCAATTGGTCAAGGAAGTTTTTCTGATGGTATGCCCCTAGGAATCTCTGGTACTTTCAACTTCATGATTGTATTCCAGGCTGAACACAACATCCTTATGCATCCGTTTCACATGTTAGGCGTAGCTGGTGTATTCGGCGGCTCCCTATTCAGTGCTATGCATGGTTCCTTGGTAACCTCTAGTTTGATCAGGGAAACCACAGAAAATGAATCTGCTAATGAAGGTTACAGATTCGGTCAAGAGGAAGAAACTTATAATATCGTAGCTGCTCATGGTTATTTTGGCCGATTGATCTTCCAATATGCTAGTTTCAACAATTCTCGTTCTTTACATTTCTTCTTAGCTGCTTGGCCTGTAGTAGGTATCTGGTTCACCGCTTTAGGTATTAGCACTATGGCTTTCAACCTAAACGGTTTCAATTTTAACCAATCCGTAGTTGATAGTCAAGGTCGTGTAATTAATACCTGGGCTGATATTATTAACCGTGCTAACCTTGGTATGGAAGTTATGCATGAACGTAATGCTCATAACTTCCCTCTAGACCTAGCTGCTATTGAAGCTCCATCTACAAATGGATAA